DNA from Tripterygium wilfordii isolate XIE 37 chromosome 4, ASM1340144v1, whole genome shotgun sequence:
AGAAAGGTGGATTGTTCAGTATGAGTCTCCCCAGGGTGCGACTCATCCTCTAATTAATGATAACAAGAAGACATACAAGAAGTGCATCATACTTCTACGGTCTCTTTATTCTCAAATGCGGCTCCTCCCTGCATATAGGATCTTTCGGCAGCTAAGCTCATCCAGTCAAAGTTAcaattttgatattatttacAAGGTGTCTTCATGTAGTGAGCCATTCTTTCATGTACCGGAAGAATCAATGAAGGAATACACTTTTGTCCCTGTTGAGGCCCCTCCAGGGCGCCTTTGTGTTTCTGTGAGTTATTGTCCAACGCTAGCTGATTTCAACCTTGAGCCTTCAACATCTTTTCCACCGAGGATCATAACTGATTATGTTGGTAGCCCTACCACTGATCCTTTAAGGACTTTCTCTTCTTCAGAGAAGGATGTTGGGGCTAATTTTCCATTTGGAGTGAGAACTTCTTTTTCTGCTACTCAGCGCCCACATAGTTGGACTAGCGGATTTCATAAAGGAGCTCCTTTTACTCGGAATCAATCCCTTGGTGTATCTCCACCTGCATATTCCTCATCTTCTACACGTCATGATTTTCCATATCCGCCAGCTGATATCTATGGCCAAAGAATTCAAAATTATAGACCGCCAACACATCACAAGTCCACCAGTTATGATGAGTATCATCTTTCACCTCCGTTCTCTCCTTCTGCCTCCCCATCGCCCCCAGCAAATTATTCTAACCACACACAAACTCGTTATCATTCAGAAACTGCCCCTGTAAGCATTCCCCTTCCTGTAACTGGAAAAAGTTTAAGATATCTTTCTCCTAACTTTTCTGACCCTAGTAGACAAGCCCTTCCGCCTTTATCTCCAAGGAATGCAAGACATGATCCTTCATCAGAGGGGTCTCCATCTAGTATACGATCATATAAGAAAACAGAAGCTGTAAGGGCTGGGGACTTAGGCATGACAAATCAGAACTCTCCTCACAAGGTAATTTTTGTTTACATTTCTGCTTTTGGAGTTATGTTTGTTACTCATTGAAATTATCTTTGCATCTTTTTTTGGCTCACTAGAAGCTTAAATTGTAATTATTTTCTAGGTGTATAGAGATAGTAAAGATGATTCAGGGAGATTCTCAGGATTATTGTCTTCTAGCGGCTCACCACGTATTGGATTTTCTAGAAGCTCTAGCAGGTTATCTTTCCAGGATGAGTTGGATGATTGTCCCTTTTCATGTCCTTTTGATGTGGATGATGTTGAAACATCCGATTCCCATCTTAGGTAACTCTGCTTACCATACTTCTTTTATCGTCTCATTGCCTTATCTCCCTTTGCAGGTCTTACTTGTATTTGATGTGGTTATAAAGAATAAGACATGGAATTACTAATTCGAGGTTCACTTCTTGTTATAAAGAATAGGACATGGAATTACTAATTCGAGGTTCACTTCTGGTTATAAAGAATAGGACATGGAATTACTAATTCGAGGTCCTGAAGTGCAAAATCACTTCAGATGCCCTGAATCCTCCAGCTTGTCACCAGGTGGAATGGAAAAAATAACTTGAAGAGATCTACTTAAAGTCAATAGTTGTTTAATATTGTAAATTGGTCTTCATTTTGTATAAAAATCatcaattaatattaatttgcaTTTTACCCAGAGTAGTTGAGGGGTCCATATTGGAGATCTGATGTGGACTGCTAACCTGAATTGCGCATTGAATATTGAGCTTGCTCTGGGTGCTGGAGTTTATTTAGAATTGCCAACATTTCTGATAATCTTGCATTGTTTCTGAAGTTTGTAATGTGAGAATAACAGCTGTGCTGTGATGTATTGATGAGGAAATCATTATGAGATCTTGAGCACGCAAGTTTAAACTTACCTAAAGGTGGAGTTGTGGTTGGCTATGTTGTTCTTGAGCTATATATACTATGATATTTCTGAAAATATAGAATATtgaagtccactttgattcttcaaGAGATCTAATCAATTAGCTAAAATTACCCTAGGTGGCTAACATGACAATAAATTATAGGCTTTTTCTAATTATTTTGGTGAGCGCATAAAACTTGGCCGTGGAGTTTTATGTTTGCTGCTTGAGGTTTTTGACTTTTAAAAATTGTGCTATTGTTTGAATTCCTTTCAGTTTCATGATAATGTTCAAAGTTACTCTTCTTTTATCCATAATGCAAGCTTGAGTGATTTCTAGCTTACTCTAGAAACAACTGGAGTTCCCTTCGCACGATAGCTCACTTGTTAAGTTTTCAAACTAGTTATTGATTTTCGGAGTGCATGTAAGATTATGGCATGCTTTCCAACTTACTCATCTTGCTCTTTTTCTGGACGTTTAGTCAGAACATTGAATCAACATCGACTTTATTGCCTATGGGTAGAAAATCTCAAGATGCTGCTGTTGGTGTTCTCGTTCATATGCTTAGAACAGCACCTCCTTTACGCCAAGATCCAAGTTGTTACTCATCTCATTCCGTGAGGACCGAGTTTGAGGGTGGAGTTGGTACAGCGTCTGGTTTCTTTATGCCTAGGAAGACTGCAGATGCACTAGAAGAGCTCAGGAGCTACCGAGACATGAAAGACCTACTACTTTCCAAAAGCGGAATTCGAGTGCTTGGCAAAGAAGAAGCTTAGCTGCTGATTTTCAGATATGTATGGCTTATGTAAAGACTGGAGTCTGGAGCTCCCAAAGGAATGTTGAAAATGGAATCCATCCAAGTCAATACTAGAATGCTGTGGAGCCATGCTGTTTTAGTTGTTTTCATATGGAAGTAGATCAGATAGATGTCTTTGAAGAATGGATTGACAAGTAATGTACATATCATGATTGAGGATTGGTTACTTGTATGAACTTTGTCAGTTTAAATGAATGACCTTCTCAGTTATATAAACTATACCATTCTCAGTTTCTCAGTCATTGCAAATGACAGAatgatgtatataaactcttacTTATCCTGTTTACAGAACGGATCCCATAAAGAATATGACTATAGGTATGATATTGTTGGTCGTATGCTTCTGTGTATTTCATCATCAGATACAAAGATGAGTATAGAAGCACTATATTGACATACAAAAGTTGCTCAAACTCACATTTCACGGTAGTGAATGACTAGAATTGGAAAATAACAAGGGAAAACAAACAAAGGCTCCGCGCACCATTCAACCTGCACACAGAAGGCTTTGTTCCCCAGTCAAAAGGTATTACAAAATACCAACTGGCTATGCCATCACAACAAAGCCTGATGAACAAAGAAGCCATCCATCGCATCCTCTGCCTACCACATTCCCGCATCAGTTGGCTGGAGTTTTCGTCGACGATTCCACAAATTAAATCAGCTACTGGAATGAGATACTAAAATGTGATGCTCATTGAGATGCTTCTGAAATTCTGCCAAGCGGGTCTGCAGTCGCAAAATACCTGCAGCCTTCTGGGAAAGGATGGCACTTAATTTAGATATATAACTGTCTACTTGATAGCCTGCTTGGTCAGCCTCAACTAATAGGTCCATCTCCTGCACATATGTATTCTCAGTCATACCAGATATTACCATCGCATGCCTAACCAAAAGAAACTCATAATATGGATTTTTACAGACCTCCCTAACAATTTCTATGGTCTCCTCCACTTGTTTATGATGAGCTGATATGAGGCTTTCCTCTTCCTGTTAATCATGATCAAAAAGCACCACTTGATTAGTGAAAGATCAAAGAAAAGAGTGTTAGAAACATAGGACATGATTACCTTCAAGAGGGCATTAAGATCTTCATCTGAATGGAAAGTGCTAGTTATCCCCTTGTCCTTAGGAGCTGATATTTGGTAAGTCCCTCCCTTATTGTTCTTTAATGATGGTTTATCTTTTTCATAGGAATCATCTTCAGCAATCCCATTATCCTGACCCCTGTAACATTCAGAATGGAGAGTAGCAACAGATTTTCCCTCTACCCTTCCACTAGGAACACGATCCACTTTAAGAGGTGGAGATGCTTCTTTTTCAATCGGTTTAGAGTCTTTGGACCACCCGAATCTGTTCATTTCATTGGTAACATCATTTATGCCATCGCCAACGGTTGGTTCAGCTGGCAAAGCTGAAGACAAAGACAATGTTGTTGAGTCTCTGAGGTTTGAAGAAGAATATAATGAATCTCTCTTGGAGCCAGTCCCTTTCGATAGGCTCTTCACCCTGAATTTAATTATAAATCAGAAATATAATGGCTGATATTGAAGCCCCTCACCCTCAACTATTGAAGAAAGCACATTACCTGTCAGCATATCTTAATGTGTTAAGAGTATGTTCACAAGATCCTGAGCTTGGTGAGATACATGATATCATGACAGTGCGGGAGTCCCCAACAAAGGAGTCTCTAAGAACTTCAGTCAACTTACTCCCTCTGAAAGGAATGTGACCCTGGTCATTATCAAGGGCTCTAATGCATTCTTTCAAAGCGAGTAAGCTTTTGTTAATTTCAGCACCTTCAATTCTGCCcccaaaaaataaatgaattaagATCAACCAACTGCAAGTTGAACCATACAGTATAAAAAGCCTTGtgcattctttaaagtcttaacaGAGAGttaaatataaagaaaatggGACGCGGTCATCCTGTTGGTGCATCGAGAACCTGGAAGCTGCCCCTACGACTAGCTATTCATTCCGCAACTACATGCATGCAGGGTGTTTGACTTCTACTTGAAGGAAACATGATCAACCTACCTGGTCTGCTTATCATTATCTGTAGTATCAGCACCGCGCTCACTTCCAGCAAGATCTATGAAAGAGAGCTTCCCAACAAGTCTTGCCGGTTTTGTTTCAGATCCATTGGCTGATCTTTTTACAGCAAGCTGAAGTATAGCATGTGATCGGGAGGACTCCTCATTTGCGCCAGTCGTGCCTGTGCTTCTTGTAGCATTTCCTTTCTCAACAAAATCTTTTATGGTCTCAACATCAGATACTCTGTATTCTTGCAAACCTACAATGCATACTTGCTGTTTTCCATCCTCCCTCATGCAAAGCTTTCTGCAAAATTTGACCAGCGTCCACTAAATTGAACACAGCCGAACACTTTCATGGCCATCTAAACCAAGAAGAAATAACTTACTTCCGATCGTTGAGGAGATCAAAAAGTTTGCCTCCGTAGATCTCAAAGAAACTAACATGCAACTGAAAGCcttgattttgatatttatgGTACATCAATCTGAAAATATCTTGGGATGCTTTCAGGGGCAGTGGTTGCATAGTATAAGTTTTTCCACTCCCTGGACATGCAAATAAGATGAAGTCAGGTTTATTCATCATGCTATAATCAATGAAGATAAGAATCTTTTAGCAAACATCTGAAGAGATACAAGTTCTCAGTCATGTAGTCAGGACATTAAATACTACACAAATATAAACTTCTGGTTTAGTGCATATCAGTGGGAAATTGGGAATCAAACAGCAAATTCATGAACCCAAAATCTGGAGACTGCTGTGCTTGCTGACTATGAAATCAAGCACACAAATTCAATCATAAGACAACCATGCTACTTGCCTGTTTGCCCATATGCAAAGCATGTAGCTTTTGTGCGTTGGAAGATTAGAGGAACAATGGGCTCCACCGTCTCTGAGTACACCTACagtatgaaaacaaaattttaacagTAACAAACATTGGAATCAGCAGAGAATATGCTCATAATGCAAGCAAACTCTTGCAGACACATACTTGATCATTTGACACATTTTCACTCAGCACCGTATCAAAAACAAATCCATGTTGCTCCACGTATTCTGTTAAGTCAACCTGCAATGGGAACTTAATTATCACAAAAAGGGACAAAATTAACTCAGTTCAGCAAAATGTTCGATCTCAAGCCAAATCGGTTGGCTACACAAGTTATATTCCTGTATATACGACACAAGAATAAATCACAACCTGCTGTAGTGCTAAAATCCAGGTTTGGGATGAGAGATATGCCTGACTGACAACGACACTACTCAAATCATCCCACCCTTCGGTTCTAGGTTCCAAGTTCCAAATACAAGTTACATGAAGAAACAGTGAATATAATGATGTCTATGAACATGGAAGGGATCCGGGGCTTAAATTTGCATATTCATTGTATTAATTTTTAAGATGATGATTCACCAGTTGCTCACCTTGAGTTTTGCCTCATAAACAGTAAGTGAACTGGAATTTGGTTCTACAGCAATAATATCTTCCTCTTTCTtccatatttcttttttgtttaatggTCTCTTGCGTACCTGCATTGAAGATTACCATTCCATTAGCCacacaaaatttaaaaaggATTTTATCAAAGTTTTGTCCTTAAGATCAATTGATCATGAAATTTCAACTGAAAGATTACAAGAAGCCAGGTCTGATAAATCAATTGGGAAAGAAAATAGTTAAAGAAATCAAAATGCCAAGTACATGGATAAATCATAAAGGAATATTTGAAATGGCATCACAAAGACATACCACTACTTTGATCTTAGCAACACTGTTGGATCTCTCTTTATCAGATGAAAAGCTCTTAAGAAGGTTATTCTCAAGTGAACCCCGAGACCTACTGGTAATTTTGTTTGCAGCTATATGTGGCTCAGTATCATCATAGCTTCTCCTTCTAGCATGCACAGAATATGAATAATTTTCGTAACGACTGCGAACCTGCATATGGCGCTGGAATGTGAGTTTGCCATAAATTATATCTTAGCTTTACCAGTTTGAAATAAAAACCATATTAAGAAAGGGCCAACATTATTGGTGCACAAAAGGCACTCCACtactattattattgttatagaGAAAGGTCGGTACCAAACAGTCTAATCAGGACTCTGTCAATAACAAAAGGAGAATTCATACAACAAAACAATGGAAAACCTGAGACATAATccactttttctttccccaaagAAAACCTATCTGCACTGTTAAAATGATAAAGGGAAAGAGAGGGAACCTCTGGCAGCAGCTCTGTGTCAAAAGAATGGATATCAATCAAACCGGGACTGAGCTCTCCCGGGGAAATATTTTCATCTCCAACCTTCCTCATGCTGAAGGAGCGAGAGAAAACAGGGGGAATTGAAGAATCCGGTGATTTCCTGGTCGTTCTCGAACCCTGAACTCCTCCAACTCCGCCGTAGAGACTGAAATCCTGTACTCAAAACGTTTTGTCCCATGGAATTGCTTGCATTGCAAGATTGAATTTTCAATGCAGTTCAAAATATaggaaaagtaaataaaaaatatattaaaaaaaacctgTGAGGAGGAGTGGAGCCATTTTCCGTCGAAGGAGGCGTCAAGGAAGTTTTCAGAGTACTGACGCTGGTGGTACGCCGTCGAATTCGATCTAGACATCCGTCTCCCCACCGCGTTCATATCGTCACTCTCTCTATAAACTCAGACGATCAAAAATGTATATCTCTCACAACCCTGCCGGCGGAACAGGTATTATATACAAGTGCAGAGAGATCTTGTGAGACGCTGCCATGTTCGATGGTTTTTGTGCTTTATCTATCGCTTTCTTCAATCTCTTTAGTCAAAGAGTAGAGCAGGTCAAATGAATTTTTCGAAACTTtgcaaaaggaagaagagaaagaggacaAGTTATTGGGCCCGGTAGCTCTCTTTTCGACCGAGTCTGGCCCACAAACCATGCGCGCATGGCTCGCACTGTCACAGTTTGACTCGACATGGTTAATGTTTGGCTTGGTATTGGTCAACTCGCTGGAGAAGAATCGTTGGACCCACGTCGCTCACTGACCCCACCACCACTTTTACTGTTTTACATTATTATTgctttttatagttttattatatAGAAATACTAATTTATAATTTTCGTTCGAATATTCATCGCCCGTTACTCGCGCCTTTTAGGTTTTCTTTCCTCTACAATACAGTCTACAGGACACTCATCATAATCGCAAGCAATTGCAAGACATTTGTGACCAGAAATAGTGAAATGGCGCAAGCAGCGAGGCTCAACCTGCGAATGCAAAAGGAGCTGAAGCTCCTCCTCACAGACCCTCCTCCCGGCGCCTCCTTTCCGCTTCTCTCCGCCGACACTGATCTCTTCTCCCTGTCCACCATCGATGCCCGTACAACCCTAATCCTTTTTATTCTtatttgaatttcatttttctaTCGTTTAATTGAATTTATGCCGTTCTGACCTCAGAGATTGAAGGTCCTGAAGGGACGGTATATGCCAATGGAATCTTTAATATCAGAATTCAGATCCCCGAAAGGTTTGTCAATACATAgatttttaggtttttttggCGCTTTTCGCTGGGGCATTAGTTGTTTGAGATTGCAGTaatgattttagggtttttttttttctttggtcatCGGGGAGTGTTTGTAGGTACCCATTTCAGCCACCGAGTGTGACCTTTGCCACGCCCATTTACCATCCTAATATTGATAACGGAGGTCGGATTTGCCTCGACATTCTCAATCTTCCTCCCAAGGTGATAATAATTCTTGCAGACACGTTTTTATCGATCTTCTTAGTTGATTGGAACTGATTCAATCCATTTTGGTGCTTATATATTTTGCAATTGTAGACTCCCTCGCAAATTTTGTAGCTTTGAATGAGTTTTCGCAGTTTATTTTACCATGCGGTATACATTTCTGAAGGTTTTGGCTCATGGTCATAGACATGGCTGCACTTCTCTATTGGAAAGCTAATGCTagaattaatttaatttctggAGTTCCTTCCACAATCAACCACCATCCCTGTTTTGGAAGAGAATTGTTTGTATGA
Protein-coding regions in this window:
- the LOC119996493 gene encoding autophagy-related protein 13a-like isoform X1, whose product is MEFHGNSQTEIGKLEQIRYHFLLKSLHIILDSRIPSLRPSYRSGDLSSASKVRNSDKWFCLVLGDRPAALDNLNFWHRNLTGPMVIDIILVHEPRSSSLEDSHTPTLAMGATVETVIERWIVQYESPQGATHPLINDNKKTYKKCIILLRSLYSQMRLLPAYRIFRQLSSSSQSYNFDIIYKVSSCSEPFFHVPEESMKEYTFVPVEAPPGRLCVSVSYCPTLADFNLEPSTSFPPRIITDYVGSPTTDPLRTFSSSEKDVGANFPFGVRTSFSATQRPHSWTSGFHKGAPFTRNQSLGVSPPAYSSSSTRHDFPYPPADIYGQRIQNYRPPTHHKSTSYDEYHLSPPFSPSASPSPPANYSNHTQTRYHSETAPVSIPLPVTGKSLRYLSPNFSDPSRQALPPLSPRNARHDPSSEGSPSSIRSYKKTEAVRAGDLGMTNQNSPHKVYRDSKDDSGRFSGLLSSSGSPRIGFSRSSSRLSFQDELDDCPFSCPFDVDDVETSDSHLSQNIESTSTLLPMGRKSQDAAVGVLVHMLRTAPPLRQDPSCYSSHSVRTEFEGGVGTASGFFMPRKTADALEELRSYRDMKDLLLSKSGIRVLGKEEA
- the LOC119996493 gene encoding autophagy-related protein 13a-like isoform X2, with the protein product MEFHGNSQTEIGKLEQIRYHFLLKSLHIILDSRIPSLRPSYRSGDLSSASKVRNSDKWFCLVLGDRPAALDNLNFWHRNLTGPMVIDIILVHEPRSSSLEDSHTPTLAMGATVETVIERWIVQYESPQGATHPLINDNKKTYKKCIILLRSLYSQMRLLPAYRIFRQLSSSSQSYNFDIIYKVSSCSEPFFHVPEESMKEYTFVPVEAPPGRLCVSVSYCPTLADFNLEPSTSFPPRIITDYVGSPTTDPLRTFSSSEKDVGANFPFGVRTSFSATQRPHSWTSGFHKGAPFTRNQSLGVSPPAYSSSSTRHDFPYPPADIYGQRIQNYRPPTHHKSTSYDEYHLSPPFSPSASPSPPANYSNHTQTRYHSETAPVSIPLPVTGKSLRYLSPNFSDPSRQALPPLSPRNARHDPSSEGSPSSIRSYKKTEAVRAGDLGMTNQNSPHKVYRDSKDDSGRFSGLLSSSGSPRIGFSRSSSRLSFQDELDDCPFSCPFDVDDVETSDSHLRTLNQHRLYCLWVENLKMLLLVFSFICLEQHLLYAKIQVVTHLIP
- the LOC119996492 gene encoding kinesin-like protein KIN-13B, translated to MNAVGRRMSRSNSTAYHQRQYSENFLDASFDGKWLHSSSQDFSLYGGVGGVQGSRTTRKSPDSSIPPVFSRSFSMRKVGDENISPGELSPGLIDIHSFDTELLPEVRSRYENYSYSVHARRRSYDDTEPHIAANKITSRSRGSLENNLLKSFSSDKERSNSVAKIKVVVRKRPLNKKEIWKKEEDIIAVEPNSSSLTVYEAKLKVDLTEYVEQHGFVFDTVLSENVSNDQVYSETVEPIVPLIFQRTKATCFAYGQTGSGKTYTMQPLPLKASQDIFRLMYHKYQNQGFQLHVSFFEIYGGKLFDLLNDRKKLCMREDGKQQVCIVGLQEYRVSDVETIKDFVEKGNATRSTGTTGANEESSRSHAILQLAVKRSANGSETKPARLVGKLSFIDLAGSERGADTTDNDKQTRIEGAEINKSLLALKECIRALDNDQGHIPFRGSKLTEVLRDSFVGDSRTVMISCISPSSGSCEHTLNTLRYADRVKSLSKGTGSKRDSLYSSSNLRDSTTLSLSSALPAEPTVGDGINDVTNEMNRFGWSKDSKPIEKEASPPLKVDRVPSGRVEGKSVATLHSECYRGQDNGIAEDDSYEKDKPSLKNNKGGTYQISAPKDKGITSTFHSDEDLNALLKEEESLISAHHKQVEETIEIVREEMDLLVEADQAGYQVDSYISKLSAILSQKAAGILRLQTRLAEFQKHLNEHHILVSHSSS